A region from the Catenulispora sp. MAP5-51 genome encodes:
- a CDS encoding helix-turn-helix domain-containing protein, protein MDDDGDEFGAWLGRQLRRKGMSQADLADELGVTRAAVSAWVTGRAEPRPDKMRALAAVFEVEPSAVFNMEEEPTPLSELAWYHRPAHADGGRELGNPAAFAFEASLATLARETAQNSLDEQVDGTQPVRLRYVIHEISGERLIRFRRALRWDTLDDHYETASRSDNKVGRALAEALRGMRESGRLLLLRVDDYNASGLTGDDFEDGRFAAVVRRQLDSRKVTESAGGSFGLGKATLWATSRLGLVLINSTLSVPHQGRRERRVVGRLELPWRRLHDGTAYAGPAWLGEPDPTMGDVTRSWWADEQTVTELYLDREGADPGTSFLIVGVDDAILSTSEPTNGEDPESDQSRRAVLRAIHEELRDRIASNFWAAMVSGKRAPALLEASVTTLRDGAVVVAEERVNPHVAEPARARALKAFYDGETSHEIGSPEDVAQTTVQLTVSARKDAVAGDRNPLPHEAILLVTPSSAEEAGRDRVACMRGNRMVVTDRLIGDSRGINHYTGVLLSGEATLADTVDARAADAFLRTAEPPEHDAWKKTGDLTTTYARGAATNLASFLRGITPAFQSLTRAQELPAEDGPPLLNELLRLDTPKAPSSPQYPTVKRVSGGVDGGGAWNIEVEIKLPKSDTPWIVSPVLKFVTRSGPDLTADWHQLEPALNCVLTEDGDLRCGNGAIAVFRGISEVTSHPVNAHLTVATVELNRAKERARA, encoded by the coding sequence GTGGACGACGACGGCGACGAGTTCGGGGCCTGGCTTGGCCGGCAGCTCAGACGCAAGGGCATGAGCCAGGCCGACTTGGCGGACGAATTGGGGGTAACACGGGCCGCGGTGTCAGCCTGGGTCACCGGGCGCGCCGAACCGCGACCGGACAAGATGCGCGCACTCGCCGCCGTCTTCGAGGTCGAACCGTCAGCGGTCTTCAACATGGAGGAGGAGCCGACCCCGCTCTCCGAGCTGGCGTGGTACCACCGCCCTGCGCACGCTGACGGCGGTCGGGAACTCGGCAACCCCGCGGCCTTCGCGTTCGAGGCGAGCCTCGCGACGCTGGCACGCGAGACGGCGCAGAACAGCCTCGACGAACAAGTGGACGGGACTCAGCCGGTACGCCTGCGGTATGTAATCCACGAGATATCCGGCGAGCGGCTCATACGGTTCCGCAGGGCACTTCGATGGGACACCCTCGACGACCACTACGAGACAGCCTCCCGCTCAGACAACAAGGTCGGACGTGCACTCGCTGAGGCGCTGCGTGGTATGAGGGAGTCGGGCAGACTACTCCTTCTCCGTGTGGACGACTACAACGCGTCCGGTCTCACCGGCGACGATTTCGAGGACGGACGGTTCGCTGCGGTCGTGCGCAGGCAACTGGACAGCCGCAAGGTCACGGAGTCCGCGGGTGGCTCGTTCGGCCTGGGGAAGGCGACGCTCTGGGCAACAAGCCGGCTAGGGCTCGTCCTCATCAACTCCACGCTGTCCGTCCCGCACCAAGGCCGTCGGGAGCGTCGTGTCGTGGGGCGGCTGGAGCTCCCGTGGCGGCGACTCCACGACGGTACCGCCTACGCGGGGCCAGCCTGGTTGGGGGAGCCAGACCCGACGATGGGCGACGTGACCCGGTCATGGTGGGCGGACGAGCAGACGGTGACAGAGCTCTACCTCGACCGGGAGGGAGCCGACCCCGGGACTTCTTTCCTCATCGTCGGGGTGGACGACGCCATCCTCTCCACCAGCGAACCCACAAACGGAGAAGACCCTGAGTCGGACCAGTCCCGGCGTGCCGTTCTCCGTGCGATACACGAAGAGCTCCGCGACCGGATCGCATCCAATTTCTGGGCCGCCATGGTCTCAGGCAAGCGGGCGCCGGCGTTGCTTGAGGCATCTGTGACGACTCTGCGGGATGGCGCCGTCGTGGTCGCCGAGGAACGTGTGAACCCACATGTGGCCGAGCCAGCACGCGCGCGCGCGCTGAAGGCCTTCTACGACGGCGAGACATCGCACGAGATCGGCTCGCCGGAGGATGTGGCACAGACCACCGTTCAACTCACCGTGTCAGCACGCAAGGATGCCGTCGCGGGGGACCGCAATCCTCTACCTCACGAGGCAATCCTGCTGGTCACACCTTCGTCTGCCGAAGAGGCCGGCCGTGACCGCGTCGCCTGCATGCGGGGAAACCGCATGGTCGTTACAGACCGGCTGATCGGCGATTCGCGCGGCATCAACCATTACACCGGCGTCTTGTTGAGCGGTGAGGCGACGTTGGCCGACACGGTCGACGCCAGGGCTGCCGACGCCTTCCTGCGGACCGCCGAACCTCCGGAACACGATGCCTGGAAGAAGACCGGAGACCTGACGACGACATATGCACGTGGTGCTGCTACGAATCTCGCCAGCTTCCTCAGGGGGATCACGCCAGCGTTCCAGTCGCTCACCCGGGCCCAGGAGTTGCCCGCCGAGGACGGCCCCCCTCTGTTGAACGAGCTGTTGCGGTTGGACACCCCAAAGGCTCCCTCCTCACCGCAGTACCCGACAGTGAAGCGGGTTTCCGGAGGCGTGGATGGAGGTGGTGCCTGGAACATCGAAGTCGAGATCAAACTCCCCAAGTCTGACACCCCGTGGATCGTCAGCCCCGTTCTAAAGTTCGTAACCCGGTCTGGACCGGATTTGACCGCAGACTGGCATCAGCTGGAGCCGGCCCTCAACTGCGTGCTCACCGAGGACGGCGACCTCCGTTGTGGTAACGGTGCAATTGCTGTGTTCCGTGGGATCAGCGAGGTCACCAGCCATCCCGTCAACGCACACCTCACAGTGGCGACCGTCGAGCTCAACCGTGCGAAGGAGCGTGCCCGGGCATGA